The window ATAGATAGAGCCCTTTCAATCAATGAGATTTCTGATATATCTGTCCTCATGCCGGCATTTCCCACAAGCCCCGCCAAACAACACGATCTGGCCTCCCGGATGGAGAAATACAACGTTCGGGAAGAGGATTTGGTGGAAAATTTCATCCGTGGTTCCGGCGCCGGGGGCCAGAAGATCAACAAAACCTCTTCGTGCGTACAACTGATCCATCCCCCCACAGGGATTGAAATCCGATGCCAGAAGACCCGTTCCCAGGCGCTGAACCGCTTTTTGGCGCGGCGGCTCCTGGTTGACGAAATTGCCGGGCGGATCGAGGGGAAAAAATCGGCCGAGCGGATGCGGATCGAAAAAATCCGCCGTCAGAAACGCAAGCGCTCCCGCCGCGCGAAAGAAAAGATACTTGAAAACAAAAAACACCAGTCGGATAAAAAGAAACTGAGGAAGATTTACAGGGAAGAATTCTAAGATTAAATCCGGCGATAGGCATAACAGAGCCATTCTTTTTTTTGTGTCCGGTTCAGAAATTTAAAATCCACAAAGGCCCCTTCGATCCGTTCCCTTTCAGCATCGGTGATCCCGGCCAGAATGAGCACCCCGTTTTCCTTTAAAAACCGTTTCATCGTTTCTTTAAGTTGAATGATTGTCGGCGTGACAATGTTGGCCACAATTACGTCAAAGGGGCCCCTTACCTGAGACAGATCGGGAAAAAGCAACAAATCACCGCATCCATTGAGCGCAAAATTTTCCCGTGCGTTGATGCAGGCCAGTTCGTCGATTTCAACCGCCTCGACACGCGGGATTCCCAGTTTGCGCGCATGGATGGCCAAAATGCCGCTACCGGTCCCGATGTCTAGTAATGATTCTACTCCTTGATCTCCCCCTCTTGAGTCAAGAGGGGGCTGGGGGGAGTTATGCCGCTCGCATATTTCCTCGAGCATCTCCGCCGCCAACTGCGTACTCTCGTGCCGGCCAGTGCCGAAGGCGGCGCCGGGACGGATGACAATTTTTCGTCCCGATTTGACCTTTGTCTCTGTCGGCATGTCATCGGGGGGGACGATCCAAACATCAGGAACCAGCTCAATCGGCTCGAAGGTCTGCGCCTGAAAACGGATGTCATTTAAAGAAATCGTTGTCCCCTGAACATTCTCCGCCTGCGGGAGGAGAGCCGAGAGCTTTGACACAAATTGGGAGAGTGGTTCACGATCGTCAAAGTAGGTTTTCAGGCGGATCGCCCCCGCGCCCGCCTCCATTTCCTCGAGGCCCAGGCACCCATGCGAATAGAGAACCGCCTCGGTCAGATCCAGGGCTTCGCGCTCCAGATCCAAGCTCACAACATGATAGGATGAAAATGAATGGTCATTCATTTTTTAATTGCATTTGGCCCCTTCATCACAGTACTCTTACCCCATGCTCCTCGCCCACCGTTGGACCCTTGTGAAGCAAACCCTTCAGATGCGGCTTTTTGGACTTTTTAAAATCCCCCTGATTTTTTACTGCCGCCCGTCCATTGTCGAGGTAAACGACAAACGCGCCGAGGTGGTCATACCGCTAAACTACTTTACCCGCAACCATGTCAAGAGCATGTACTTCGGCGCCCTTTGCATTGGCGCCGATTTGGCGGCGGGGGTTTTTGTGCTGGAGGCAATTCGGCTCTCCGGCAAGAAGGTCAATTTCATTTTCAAGGATTTCAAGGCCGACTTTTTAAAACTGGCCCTCTCGGATGTTCACTTCATGTGCGAGGAGGGCAAAAAGGTGGCGGAGGCCGTGGCAGAAACCGTTCGCACCAAAAAAAGGGTGCACACAACCGTCGCCCTCTGGGCCACCACTCCAAAGAAAACCGGCGACGAAGCAGTCGCCAAATTTGCCCTGACAATTTCCGTTAAGGCGGCGGAATGAATTTAATACCCCGACTTTGCCGCATCCGACGGTGCCGGTGATGTCGCCGCAGGCGCTGAAGCGGCCTTTTCCCCCCCTTTTTTCAGGTAGCAAAATTGCCCCGCCATCGCCGGAGAGGGAAATTTCAGGAATGTTCCGTCCATCGAGGCTTCTTCACCGGACCGGGCGCTGTTGTCATAGGTGACCAACACTTTGCCCCCCTCGCTTTTCCATTTTCCCTTTGTGCCGTACATCGCCTCGAAAGTGCCGTCGCTCTTTATCGTCACCTTGCTCATCAGGCCGGC is drawn from Deltaproteobacteria bacterium and contains these coding sequences:
- a CDS encoding DUF4442 domain-containing protein encodes the protein MLLAHRWTLVKQTLQMRLFGLFKIPLIFYCRPSIVEVNDKRAEVVIPLNYFTRNHVKSMYFGALCIGADLAAGVFVLEAIRLSGKKVNFIFKDFKADFLKLALSDVHFMCEEGKKVAEAVAETVRTKKRVHTTVALWATTPKKTGDEAVAKFALTISVKAAE
- a CDS encoding peptide chain release factor-like protein, with the protein product MPAFPTSPAKQHDLASRMEKYNVREEDLVENFIRGSGAGGQKINKTSSCVQLIHPPTGIEIRCQKTRSQALNRFLARRLLVDEIAGRIEGKKSAERMRIEKIRRQKRKRSRRAKEKILENKKHQSDKKKLRKIYREEF
- a CDS encoding 50S ribosomal protein L11 methyltransferase, translating into MNDHSFSSYHVVSLDLEREALDLTEAVLYSHGCLGLEEMEAGAGAIRLKTYFDDREPLSQFVSKLSALLPQAENVQGTTISLNDIRFQAQTFEPIELVPDVWIVPPDDMPTETKVKSGRKIVIRPGAAFGTGRHESTQLAAEMLEEICERHNSPQPPLDSRGGDQGVESLLDIGTGSGILAIHARKLGIPRVEAVEIDELACINARENFALNGCGDLLLFPDLSQVRGPFDVIVANIVTPTIIQLKETMKRFLKENGVLILAGITDAERERIEGAFVDFKFLNRTQKKEWLCYAYRRI